From Streptomyces sp. TLI_053, a single genomic window includes:
- a CDS encoding cupin domain-containing protein: protein MTAEHFSAVERLGGDDFLARTLGRSFKVARGEAASLAGLMSWDDLNAVLTRHRFEPPRFRLAVNGEQVPAYTYSRPITTRRNTVWHQLQPAELHRRLAEGATLVLDAVDDLHPGTGALAGQLERWLRTGVQVNLYASWTGTEGFGIHWDDHDVVVVQLDGAKRWRIYGPTRTVPMHRDVETPEPPPDEPVADLVLTAGDVLYLPRGWWHAVAASEGQHSLHVTCGLQSTTGADLITWLSETLRAHEAIRADIPRFGAAEEQRAFLDTIGKLLAAELGSADLITRFSSARDATERARLAPSLPHITAAPADADLQVRLITTRPALTATPDDTVRLTAGGEEWTFAAKAEPMLALLATGEPHRLADLAEAAGISLGQAAGVVTELVDGQAAAIGGSQ from the coding sequence ATGACCGCCGAGCACTTCTCGGCGGTCGAGCGTCTGGGCGGGGACGACTTCCTCGCCCGGACGCTCGGCCGCAGCTTCAAGGTCGCACGCGGCGAAGCCGCGTCACTCGCCGGACTCATGAGCTGGGACGATCTCAACGCCGTCCTGACCCGTCACCGGTTCGAACCACCTCGCTTCCGCCTCGCCGTCAATGGGGAGCAGGTGCCCGCCTACACCTACTCCCGGCCGATCACCACCCGGCGCAACACCGTCTGGCACCAGCTCCAGCCCGCCGAGCTGCACAGGCGTCTCGCGGAGGGCGCCACGCTGGTCCTGGACGCCGTCGACGACCTCCACCCCGGAACCGGCGCTCTGGCCGGCCAGTTGGAGCGCTGGCTGCGAACCGGCGTGCAGGTGAACCTGTACGCCTCCTGGACCGGCACGGAGGGCTTCGGGATCCACTGGGACGATCATGACGTGGTCGTCGTCCAGCTGGACGGCGCGAAGCGCTGGCGCATCTACGGCCCCACCCGCACGGTACCGATGCACCGCGATGTCGAGACGCCCGAACCGCCGCCCGACGAGCCCGTCGCAGACCTGGTCCTCACGGCCGGCGATGTGCTCTACCTGCCCCGCGGCTGGTGGCATGCTGTCGCCGCCTCCGAGGGCCAGCACTCGCTGCACGTCACGTGCGGGCTGCAGAGCACGACGGGCGCCGACCTGATCACCTGGCTGTCGGAGACGTTGCGTGCCCACGAGGCCATCCGGGCAGACATCCCGCGTTTCGGGGCTGCCGAGGAGCAGCGCGCCTTCCTCGACACGATCGGCAAACTCCTCGCGGCCGAGCTGGGGAGTGCGGATCTGATCACCCGCTTCTCCTCCGCCCGTGACGCCACCGAGCGCGCCCGCCTGGCACCGTCGCTGCCCCACATCACTGCGGCCCCAGCGGATGCCGACCTTCAGGTACGACTGATCACCACGCGGCCCGCGCTCACGGCCACACCCGACGACACCGTCCGGCTGACCGCCGGCGGCGAGGAGTGGACGTTCGCCGCCAAGGCCGAGCCGATGCTCGCGCTCCTCGCCACCGGGGAACCGCACCGGCTGGCCGATCTCGCCGAGGCCGCCGGCATCAGCCTCGGGCAGGCGGCCGGTGTCGTGACGGAGCTGGTCGACGGCCAGGCCGCCGCGATCGGAGGCTCACAATGA
- a CDS encoding carbamoyltransferase C-terminal domain-containing protein, which translates to MLILSLKEGHDGAIAAVEDGRLLFSLEAEKDSFLRYSNPTAELFATAAERLDRQPDVVAVSGWIKGTQCTDQPSRAGYFGVGASAITDEPGRFFGKAVRVFSSTHERSHIMTSYGMSALRRDQPFYSLVWEGNIGSFYRIDEHGKVTHLKEVLNYPGNKYSYGFALADPRFSPHQEFVRFQDAGKQMALAGFAENRPPTRAEQEVVDFVLGQKEVITGSLKDRMTDSPFHNVGVESSAYKNLAARLSDAIFDRFHAYAREHLTEGFPLLVSGGCGLNCEWNRRWRECGLFPAVFVPPCPNDSGSAIGTAIDAQHFYTGSAGLEWDVYAGGEFVEDVGFDPRRYEIRPLDHGEVARHLRDGSIIGWARGRWEIGPRALGNRSILAAPFTEETTARLNRIKQRESYRPIAPICLEQDAGRWFGGGLPDPYMLYFSRVESADLRAVTHVDGTARTQTVDPAANPAMGELLTAFGALTGFSVLCNTSLNYSGRGFINRSSDLIAYGELHGLDGYVVNDVFVTPRR; encoded by the coding sequence ATGCTGATTCTTTCCCTCAAGGAAGGCCATGACGGGGCGATCGCGGCCGTCGAGGACGGCAGGCTGCTCTTCTCCCTGGAGGCGGAGAAGGACTCGTTCCTCCGCTACAGCAATCCGACCGCCGAACTGTTCGCGACGGCGGCGGAGCGGCTGGACCGGCAGCCCGACGTCGTCGCCGTGAGCGGCTGGATCAAGGGCACCCAGTGCACCGACCAGCCCTCGCGCGCCGGGTACTTCGGGGTGGGCGCGTCCGCGATCACGGACGAGCCCGGCCGGTTCTTCGGCAAGGCCGTGCGGGTCTTCTCGTCCACCCATGAGCGCTCCCACATCATGACGTCCTACGGCATGTCGGCGCTCCGCCGGGACCAGCCGTTCTACAGCCTGGTGTGGGAGGGGAACATCGGCTCGTTCTACCGGATCGACGAGCACGGGAAGGTGACCCACCTCAAGGAGGTGCTCAACTACCCGGGCAACAAGTACTCCTACGGCTTCGCGCTCGCCGACCCGAGGTTCAGCCCGCACCAGGAGTTCGTCCGGTTCCAGGACGCGGGCAAGCAGATGGCCCTGGCCGGATTCGCCGAGAACCGGCCGCCGACCCGGGCGGAGCAGGAGGTCGTCGACTTCGTCCTCGGCCAGAAGGAGGTCATCACCGGGAGCCTGAAGGACCGGATGACCGATTCCCCCTTCCACAACGTCGGGGTGGAGTCGAGCGCGTACAAGAACCTGGCGGCCCGGCTCTCGGACGCCATCTTCGACCGCTTCCACGCGTACGCCCGGGAGCACCTGACCGAGGGATTCCCGCTGCTCGTCTCCGGCGGCTGCGGGCTCAACTGCGAGTGGAACCGACGCTGGCGCGAGTGCGGGCTCTTCCCGGCGGTCTTCGTGCCGCCGTGTCCCAACGACAGCGGCTCCGCGATCGGCACCGCCATCGACGCCCAGCACTTCTACACCGGGTCGGCCGGCCTGGAGTGGGACGTCTACGCGGGCGGCGAATTCGTGGAGGACGTCGGGTTCGACCCGCGGCGCTACGAGATCCGCCCGCTGGACCACGGCGAGGTCGCCCGCCACCTCCGCGACGGGAGCATCATCGGCTGGGCGCGGGGCCGCTGGGAGATCGGCCCCCGCGCGCTCGGGAACCGGTCGATCCTGGCCGCCCCCTTCACCGAGGAGACCACGGCCAGGCTCAACAGGATCAAACAGCGCGAGAGCTACCGCCCGATCGCCCCGATCTGCCTGGAGCAGGACGCGGGCCGCTGGTTCGGCGGGGGGCTCCCCGACCCCTACATGCTGTACTTCAGCCGGGTCGAGTCCGCCGACCTGCGTGCGGTCACCCACGTCGACGGAACGGCCCGCACCCAGACCGTCGACCCGGCCGCGAACCCGGCCATGGGTGAACTGCTGACCGCGTTCGGCGCACTGACCGGATTCAGCGTCCTCTGCAACACCTCGCTCAACTACTCGGGACGCGGGTTCATCAACCGGAGCAGCGACCTGATCGCCTACGGCGAGCTGCACGGACTGGACGGGTACGTCGTGAACGACGTCTTCGTCACACCGCGACGCTAG
- a CDS encoding histidine kinase, whose protein sequence is MITTAAQERRGEARDTDPGLPPPVCWQDVALALAAVVPELFYFGTVLAPWTSWDQRVWMFLLALGEAAALVVRRRWPVAVFGAVWVVSAGSDLLSWANTLDYVPCFGLLIALYTVAASCRRPVAYAALFLTLVPLGLAIAETIGDYQGPRFASVLVANLAFYVPVTLVVWGFARWSRAAEEAAERHRREVADARLRVTQERVRIARELHDIVANAVAVIVMRAETARVTALEDPARGEAFGHIEDLGRSTMAELRHMLRLLRSSEAAVECGYSHGLADLDRLLADVRKAGVRISVETRGAPLRIDDSVSQTAYRLVQEAATNITKHAGPGTRAVVRITWDRALLIEVVDDGAGRPPDDRRELSTGHGLLGLRERVALYGGLLSAAPYGPGYRVAAALPVSMAAAPAPSLARPGRRHRKAA, encoded by the coding sequence ATGATCACAACCGCAGCACAGGAGCGGCGGGGGGAGGCCCGGGACACCGACCCGGGCCTCCCCCCGCCGGTCTGCTGGCAGGACGTCGCGCTGGCGCTCGCGGCCGTCGTCCCGGAGCTGTTCTACTTCGGGACCGTGCTCGCCCCCTGGACGAGCTGGGACCAGCGGGTGTGGATGTTCCTGCTCGCCCTGGGCGAGGCCGCCGCCCTGGTGGTGCGCCGCCGGTGGCCGGTGGCGGTGTTCGGCGCCGTGTGGGTGGTCTCCGCCGGCTCCGACCTGCTCTCCTGGGCGAACACGCTCGACTACGTGCCCTGCTTCGGGCTCCTGATCGCGCTCTACACCGTCGCCGCGTCGTGCCGGCGACCGGTCGCGTACGCGGCCCTGTTCCTCACCCTGGTGCCGCTGGGGCTGGCGATCGCCGAGACCATCGGCGACTACCAGGGGCCGCGCTTCGCCTCCGTCCTCGTCGCGAACCTCGCCTTCTACGTGCCGGTGACGCTGGTGGTCTGGGGCTTCGCCCGGTGGAGCCGGGCGGCCGAGGAGGCCGCCGAACGGCACCGGCGGGAGGTCGCCGACGCACGGCTGCGGGTCACCCAGGAGCGGGTGCGGATCGCACGGGAACTGCACGACATCGTCGCGAACGCCGTGGCGGTGATCGTCATGCGGGCGGAGACGGCGCGGGTCACGGCCCTGGAGGACCCGGCACGCGGGGAGGCGTTCGGGCACATCGAGGACCTCGGCCGGTCGACGATGGCCGAGCTGCGGCACATGCTGCGGCTGCTCCGCAGTTCCGAGGCGGCGGTCGAGTGCGGCTACAGCCACGGCCTGGCCGATCTGGACCGGTTGCTGGCGGACGTCCGCAAGGCCGGTGTCCGGATCTCGGTGGAGACCCGGGGCGCCCCGCTGCGGATCGACGACAGCGTCAGCCAGACCGCCTACCGGCTGGTCCAGGAGGCCGCCACCAACATCACCAAGCACGCCGGTCCCGGCACCAGGGCGGTGGTGCGGATCACCTGGGACCGGGCACTGCTGATCGAGGTGGTCGACGACGGCGCCGGGCGGCCGCCGGACGACCGCCGGGAGCTGTCCACCGGGCACGGGCTGCTCGGACTGCGCGAACGGGTGGCGCTGTACGGCGGCCTGCTGAGCGCGGCCCCGTACGGGCCCGGGTACCGGGTGGCGGCGGCACTGCCGGTGTCCATGGCCGCTGCCCCGGCGCCCTCACTGGCCCGCCCCGGGCGAAGACACCGGAAGGCCGCCTGA
- the hisN gene encoding histidinol-phosphatase has product MTPPVPPEDDLELALRLGDLADGLTVRRFHALDLRVREKPDRTPVTDADTAVERAVREELRSARPDDAFAGEETGGSVSSGRTWLVDPIDGTKNFLRGVPVWATLIALLEDGRPTVGVISAPALHSRWWAAADRGAWLRRGPAGTAPARLGVSGRSCLDQAYLSTTSTRTWDVFHSRAAYLRLAESCWEDRAFGDFLQHCMVAEGTLDIAAEPVVNPWDIAAVQVLVEEAGGLCTDLLGASPRSGTGALSANPRLHRLALAALSAPSAAPGVPGAPGP; this is encoded by the coding sequence GTGACGCCGCCCGTGCCGCCGGAGGACGACCTCGAGCTGGCCCTCCGTCTGGGCGACCTCGCCGACGGGCTCACCGTCCGCCGCTTCCACGCGCTCGACCTGCGGGTCCGGGAGAAGCCGGACCGCACACCCGTGACCGACGCGGACACCGCCGTCGAGAGGGCCGTCCGCGAGGAGCTGCGATCCGCCCGCCCCGACGACGCCTTCGCCGGGGAGGAGACCGGCGGCTCCGTCTCGTCCGGGCGCACCTGGCTGGTCGACCCCATCGACGGCACCAAGAACTTCCTGCGCGGCGTACCGGTCTGGGCCACACTGATCGCGCTGCTGGAGGACGGCCGGCCCACCGTGGGCGTGATCAGCGCGCCCGCCCTGCACAGCCGCTGGTGGGCGGCGGCGGACCGGGGCGCCTGGCTGCGCCGGGGACCGGCCGGCACCGCCCCCGCGCGTCTGGGGGTCTCCGGGCGTTCCTGCCTCGACCAGGCGTACCTCTCCACCACCAGCACCCGCACCTGGGACGTCTTCCACTCGCGGGCGGCCTATCTGCGCCTGGCCGAGTCCTGCTGGGAGGACCGTGCCTTCGGCGACTTCCTCCAGCACTGCATGGTCGCCGAGGGAACGCTCGACATCGCGGCCGAACCGGTCGTCAACCCCTGGGACATCGCCGCGGTACAGGTGCTCGTGGAGGAGGCCGGCGGCCTCTGCACCGATCTCCTGGGCGCCTCGCCCCGGAGCGGCACCGGCGCCCTGTCCGCCAACCCGCGGTTGCACCGGCTCGCCCTGGCGGCCCTCTCGGCGCCGTCCGCGGCACCCGGGGTACCCGGGGCACCCGGACCCTGA
- a CDS encoding class I SAM-dependent methyltransferase, with protein MTSNTARQDAAVADKSILANSAYADERHLAARQSIYRWQQPQYDLPGMVVEELAGTNGVVLDVGCGNGKFVNRLHRDRPDLQVVGMDISAGILADVEKPVLVADAQALPFADSSADAVLALHMLYHVSDIEATVKELARVVRPGSVLIASTNSDADKKELDQLWARAAGDVLGIPEGPARVSLSSRFSLEKAPSYLRTAFEDIGVRELPGTIEMTDPAPIVAHLASYEAWADQSGVPFHRTVSRAAEIVAATIATEGSFKITCLGGFLVCRL; from the coding sequence GTGACGAGCAACACCGCACGGCAGGACGCCGCAGTCGCCGACAAGTCCATCCTCGCGAACAGCGCCTACGCCGACGAACGCCACCTGGCGGCCCGCCAGTCGATCTACCGGTGGCAGCAGCCGCAGTACGATCTGCCTGGGATGGTCGTCGAAGAGCTCGCCGGAACGAACGGGGTCGTCCTCGACGTCGGTTGCGGCAACGGCAAGTTCGTCAACCGTTTGCACAGGGATCGTCCGGACCTTCAGGTCGTCGGAATGGACATCTCGGCGGGCATCCTTGCCGACGTGGAGAAGCCGGTCCTGGTGGCCGATGCCCAGGCTCTGCCCTTTGCCGACAGCAGCGCCGACGCCGTGCTGGCCCTGCACATGCTGTACCACGTCAGTGACATCGAGGCCACGGTCAAGGAACTGGCCCGCGTCGTCCGGCCCGGCAGCGTGCTGATCGCCTCGACCAACAGCGACGCTGACAAGAAGGAGCTGGATCAGCTCTGGGCCAGAGCTGCGGGCGACGTCCTCGGCATTCCGGAGGGGCCGGCCCGGGTCTCCCTCAGCTCCCGCTTCTCCCTGGAGAAGGCTCCCAGCTACCTCCGGACGGCGTTCGAGGACATTGGGGTCCGTGAACTGCCCGGCACCATCGAGATGACCGACCCTGCGCCGATCGTTGCCCACCTGGCCTCCTACGAGGCATGGGCCGACCAAAGCGGTGTCCCTTTCCACCGGACTGTGAGCCGGGCAGCAGAGATAGTCGCTGCCACGATCGCGACGGAGGGGTCGTTCAAGATCACATGCCTCGGCGGATTCCTGGTGTGCCGGCTGTAG
- a CDS encoding XRE family transcriptional regulator codes for MAVAVDSAESAHFLRFASASNVGDTLLEQIDADIARLARDYVSKPVSELFHEIGTLRRGVFDLLRGRQHPYQTCHLYLQAGRLCGLATHVALDLGHYTAAATHSRTAWRCAESAGHNGLRAWIRSVQSLIAYWQQDHRQAAELARSGLPYADSGTIAARLLGLEARATAALGDSAGALRAVEAAEAARSGVAAVDLPGVFTFPEAKQWTYAGTALLALESRHHVNRAIEASSRAILLYESAPQQEQSSGDLLAAHLDLANAHLAHGDLDGVQEKLLVVLDAAPGRRTASISTRLRALSTRLAEPAYADSPIVLSLRENVREACSRPALTNPPELPQ; via the coding sequence ATGGCCGTGGCGGTCGACTCGGCCGAGTCTGCGCACTTCCTTCGCTTCGCGAGCGCGTCCAACGTGGGCGACACACTGCTCGAACAGATCGACGCGGACATCGCGAGACTGGCGCGGGACTACGTGAGCAAGCCGGTGTCCGAGCTCTTCCACGAGATCGGAACCCTTCGGCGAGGAGTGTTCGACCTACTCCGTGGCCGCCAACATCCCTACCAGACATGCCATCTGTACCTGCAGGCCGGGCGCCTCTGCGGCCTGGCCACCCATGTCGCTCTCGACCTCGGCCACTACACAGCTGCGGCCACGCATTCGCGAACGGCCTGGCGCTGCGCGGAGTCAGCCGGCCACAACGGTCTGCGGGCCTGGATCCGATCCGTCCAGTCCCTGATCGCCTACTGGCAGCAGGACCACCGCCAGGCCGCCGAGCTGGCGCGGTCCGGACTGCCGTACGCGGACAGCGGGACGATCGCAGCCCGCCTGCTCGGCCTCGAAGCACGGGCCACCGCCGCGCTCGGCGACAGCGCGGGCGCGCTACGAGCCGTGGAGGCTGCCGAGGCGGCGCGGAGCGGGGTAGCTGCGGTGGATCTTCCCGGTGTATTCACGTTCCCCGAGGCCAAGCAGTGGACCTACGCCGGCACAGCTCTTCTCGCTTTGGAGAGCCGGCATCACGTGAACCGAGCTATTGAGGCATCCTCCAGGGCGATCCTCCTGTACGAGTCCGCACCGCAGCAGGAACAGTCCTCCGGCGACCTGCTGGCTGCCCACCTCGACCTCGCCAACGCCCATCTCGCCCACGGTGACCTCGACGGCGTGCAGGAGAAGCTCTTGGTGGTGCTGGACGCCGCACCGGGTCGGCGCACGGCGAGCATCTCCACCCGCCTTCGGGCGCTGAGCACTCGTCTCGCCGAGCCCGCCTACGCAGACTCCCCGATCGTCCTGAGCCTCCGTGAGAATGTCAGAGAAGCCTGCTCTCGACCCGCACTCACGAACCCTCCGGAGCTGCCACAGTGA